The proteins below are encoded in one region of Deinococcus metalli:
- a CDS encoding DinB family protein, with amino-acid sequence MTDTTLLLESFRRNARVNAVLLEALRPEDYDLSDGRGGQTVAQILRHMAGFRVGWLWNISREHAMPLLDPTQKDAEGDPMWRWQGKAPNELAGAFTEGDAAAVVAVQSALDEGRTFPDPWNEGTYQSSPAHFLQHTIVHDSHHRGQIMTLLREGGRSAEDMDALDGHWAIWRE; translated from the coding sequence ATGACCGACACGACCCTGCTGCTCGAATCCTTCCGCCGCAACGCCCGCGTGAACGCCGTCCTGCTGGAGGCCCTGCGTCCCGAGGACTACGACCTCAGCGACGGCCGGGGCGGGCAGACCGTCGCGCAGATCCTGCGGCACATGGCCGGCTTCCGGGTGGGCTGGCTGTGGAACATCTCGCGCGAGCACGCCATGCCGCTGCTCGACCCCACCCAGAAAGACGCCGAGGGCGACCCCATGTGGCGCTGGCAGGGCAAGGCCCCGAATGAACTCGCGGGCGCGTTCACCGAGGGCGACGCGGCCGCCGTGGTTGCCGTGCAGAGCGCCCTGGACGAGGGACGCACCTTTCCCGATCCCTGGAACGAGGGCACGTACCAGAGCAGTCCCGCGCACTTCCTGCAACACACCATCGTGCACGACAGCCACCACCGCGGGCAGATCATGACCCTGCTGCGGGAGGGCGGGCGTAGCGCGGAGGACATGGACGCCCTGGACGGACACTGGGCCATCTGGCGCGAGTGA
- a CDS encoding low affinity iron permease family protein, whose product MSLNTLRVVKSARRSPTLEARFQRFSRAIADFTGTSASFAAAVLVLVVWALTGPVFHFSDGWQLVVNTGTTIVTFLMVFLIQNAQNEDTRELHAKLDAVLAELRVERGMVHDPELLTLSPDEIIEDVRAGED is encoded by the coding sequence ATGTCCCTGAACACGCTGAGAGTCGTCAAGTCCGCCCGCCGTTCCCCCACCCTCGAGGCCCGGTTCCAGCGCTTCTCCCGCGCCATCGCGGATTTCACCGGCACGTCCGCGTCCTTTGCCGCCGCCGTGCTGGTGCTGGTCGTGTGGGCGCTGACCGGCCCGGTGTTCCACTTCTCGGACGGGTGGCAGCTGGTCGTCAACACCGGCACCACCATCGTGACGTTCCTGATGGTGTTCCTGATCCAGAACGCGCAGAACGAGGACACCCGCGAGCTGCACGCCAAGCTGGACGCTGTGCTGGCCGAACTGCGCGTGGAGCGCGGCATGGTGCACGACCCGGAACTCCTGACCCTGAGCCCCGACGAGATCATCGAGGACGTGCGCGCCGGCGAGGACTGA
- a CDS encoding ACT domain-containing protein: protein MPTLTLSLLPQTFAVCRLAPDAPLGVPGGALSSVTRTADELSVVCEEHLAPAGARAEGGWAALKLHGPFAFTLTGILAAVLNPLRGADVGIFAISTFDTDYVLVKREKLDAALRALRAAGHTILGDAVVDAAERE, encoded by the coding sequence GTGCCCACCCTGACCCTGTCCCTGCTGCCGCAGACGTTCGCGGTCTGCCGCCTCGCGCCCGACGCGCCGCTGGGTGTGCCCGGCGGCGCCCTTTCCAGCGTCACCCGCACTGCCGACGAACTGTCCGTGGTGTGCGAGGAGCACCTCGCTCCGGCGGGCGCGCGCGCCGAGGGCGGGTGGGCGGCCCTGAAACTGCACGGGCCGTTCGCGTTCACCCTCACCGGCATCCTGGCCGCCGTACTGAACCCGTTAAGGGGCGCGGACGTGGGCATCTTCGCGATCAGCACCTTCGACACCGACTACGTGCTGGTCAAGCGCGAGAAGCTGGACGCGGCCCTGCGTGCCCTGCGCGCCGCCGGTCACACCATCCTGGGCGACGCCGTGGTGGACGCGGCGGAGCGGGAATGA
- a CDS encoding histidine phosphatase family protein has translation MKLVLARHGESAGNVAQVFRGPDSQHDGLTDAGHAQARALGRHLATLALPGPRVYASTYRRAQDTAQAVAGALGTDVTVLDGVHEVDCGAWVGRAYADMRTHRGEVLGPDGCPAFPGGESGPGVAARFRAALTPLLAPGRTPIVVSHGFALSAALIDLLGADPAAAWADDRYHHGNAAYTLLSRENGAWHVETLAAQG, from the coding sequence ATGAAGCTGGTGCTCGCCCGGCACGGCGAGAGTGCCGGGAACGTCGCGCAGGTGTTCCGGGGGCCGGACAGCCAGCACGACGGCCTCACGGACGCCGGGCACGCGCAGGCCCGCGCGCTGGGACGGCACCTCGCCACGCTGGCGCTGCCCGGCCCGCGCGTGTACGCCAGCACGTACCGCCGTGCCCAGGACACCGCGCAGGCCGTCGCGGGCGCGCTCGGCACGGACGTGACGGTGCTGGACGGCGTGCACGAGGTCGACTGCGGCGCGTGGGTGGGCCGCGCCTACGCCGACATGCGCACCCACCGCGGCGAGGTGCTCGGCCCGGACGGCTGCCCCGCGTTTCCCGGCGGCGAGTCGGGACCGGGCGTCGCCGCGCGCTTCCGCGCCGCCCTCACGCCGCTGCTCGCGCCCGGACGCACGCCCATCGTCGTGTCGCACGGCTTCGCGCTGAGCGCCGCCTTGATCGACCTGCTCGGCGCCGACCCGGCCGCCGCGTGGGCCGACGACCGCTACCACCACGGCAACGCCGCGTACACGCTGCTGTCGCGTGAGAACGGCGCGTGGCACGTCGAAACCCTCGCGGCGCAGGGCTGA
- a CDS encoding S4 domain-containing protein, whose amino-acid sequence MKQKLSTLVAQARGGRVIRTPFIEADEIDRRFLNDEEVRHRIAGGFPDARRVILTLHPAHIPEVDAGVSVYRIHPEDAAPAWDTQDFTVQLRRLELDEEQLGDVREERGAFLVAATGKAAQTLESLTELGGRHVDVEEIGESAGKGSKVREVVVPSMRVDVVGAKGFGVSRAYFQQGIDGGKVRLNGAPARASSEIREGDSLSAEGLGRIDFRRVLNETRRGNYKVELDVHK is encoded by the coding sequence ATGAAGCAGAAGCTCTCGACTCTGGTGGCGCAGGCGCGCGGCGGCCGGGTGATCCGCACCCCATTCATCGAGGCCGACGAGATCGACCGCCGTTTTCTGAACGACGAGGAGGTGCGCCACCGCATCGCCGGCGGTTTCCCCGACGCCCGGCGCGTGATCCTGACCCTGCACCCGGCCCACATTCCCGAGGTGGACGCCGGCGTCAGCGTGTACCGCATCCACCCCGAGGACGCCGCGCCGGCGTGGGACACCCAGGACTTCACCGTGCAGCTCCGGCGCCTGGAACTCGACGAGGAGCAGCTCGGGGACGTCCGCGAGGAGCGCGGCGCGTTCCTGGTCGCCGCGACCGGCAAGGCCGCACAGACCCTCGAATCGCTCACCGAACTCGGCGGCCGGCACGTGGACGTGGAGGAGATCGGCGAGAGCGCCGGCAAGGGCAGCAAGGTGCGCGAGGTCGTGGTGCCCAGCATGCGCGTGGACGTGGTGGGCGCCAAGGGCTTCGGCGTGAGCCGCGCGTACTTCCAGCAGGGCATCGACGGCGGCAAGGTCCGCCTGAACGGCGCTCCGGCGCGCGCCAGCAGCGAGATCCGCGAGGGCGACAGCCTGTCCGCCGAGGGGCTGGGGCGCATCGACTTCCGGCGCGTGCTGAACGAGACGCGGCGCGGCAACTACAAAGTCGAACTCGACGTGCACAAGTAG
- the zapE gene encoding cell division protein ZapE, producing MIDLTARHPPPDPQGLLAGLTPSARFQNVRFDTYRPNPSYASQQEARASLQAFLKGAQVRPGGFRLFRRAKPEGRGLYLDGGFGVGKTHLLASTYFAAEGERALMSFQDLMYLIGALGMTGAVQAFRGHDLLLIDEFELDDPGNTHMANTFLGQLMPAGTSVVATSNTEPGALGQGRFNAADFQRQIQGIADRFDTHRIDGPDYRQRGTAPADVLAPAEFAAWQARQDERTLAVIPHRDLNRHLLAVHPSRFSQLLEGVGAVGITELGAMPDQNVALRFVHFVDKLYDLGLPAAFTGAPLGKLFSETYRHGAYAKKYSRCLSRVSEMVWEARGGG from the coding sequence GTGATCGACCTCACTGCCCGCCACCCACCCCCCGACCCGCAGGGCCTCCTCGCCGGCCTCACCCCCAGCGCCCGCTTCCAGAACGTCCGCTTCGACACATACCGGCCCAACCCGTCGTACGCCAGCCAGCAGGAGGCCCGCGCCAGCCTCCAGGCCTTCCTGAAGGGCGCGCAGGTGCGCCCCGGCGGCTTCCGGCTGTTCCGCCGCGCCAAGCCCGAGGGCCGCGGCCTGTACCTCGACGGCGGCTTCGGCGTCGGCAAGACCCACCTGCTCGCCAGCACGTACTTCGCCGCCGAGGGCGAACGGGCGCTGATGAGCTTCCAGGACCTGATGTACCTCATCGGCGCGCTCGGTATGACCGGCGCCGTCCAGGCGTTCCGGGGCCACGACCTGCTGCTGATCGACGAATTCGAACTCGACGACCCCGGCAACACCCACATGGCGAACACCTTCCTGGGCCAGTTGATGCCCGCCGGCACCAGCGTGGTCGCCACCAGCAACACCGAACCCGGCGCGCTGGGTCAGGGCCGCTTCAATGCCGCCGACTTCCAGCGGCAGATCCAGGGCATCGCTGACCGTTTCGACACCCACCGCATCGACGGCCCGGACTACCGGCAGCGCGGCACTGCCCCGGCCGATGTCCTGGCCCCCGCCGAATTCGCGGCGTGGCAGGCCCGGCAGGACGAGCGGACCCTCGCCGTCATCCCGCACCGTGACCTGAACCGGCACCTGCTGGCCGTGCATCCCAGCCGCTTTTCCCAGCTGCTGGAGGGCGTCGGGGCCGTCGGCATCACCGAGTTGGGGGCCATGCCCGATCAGAACGTCGCCCTGCGCTTCGTGCACTTCGTCGACAAGCTGTACGACCTCGGGCTGCCCGCCGCGTTCACCGGGGCGCCGCTGGGGAAGCTGTTCAGCGAGACGTACCGGCATGGGGCGTATGCGAAGAAGTACAGCCGGTGCCTGTCTCGGGTGTCGGAGATGGTGTGGGAGGCTCGGGGGGGCGGGTAG
- the dnaG gene encoding DNA primase, protein MVGEHVRLTPAGKGRMKGLCPFHNEKSPSFQVDTEQGYFYCFGCKAGGDVFSFVQRTENLSFGDALKKLADRAGIQIEAKYGEKSSRDLYDVNAFALGYFREHLPGPALDYLRRRGLSDETIAAFELGYAPDGWDGLLKHARTKGVTEKQLLDAGLLTENPENGRIYDRFRARVMFPIRDHLGRLVGFGGRVLDDSKPKYLNTPETEAFRKGELLYGLDKARGTLKDASAELVVVEGYMDVITMHQHGFTGAVASLGTALTAEHALLLERLGARNVTLLFDQDEAGLKATLSGLDQVVGAKFRVRATSVPSGKDPADALLAGDDAALRDALSGGLDEVRYRVQAAIEKHGTATTEGKRRILMELLPRMQNLDPLDEIAEGVRAAACETLGIKPEALLEWIGSKAKRRQLTDTHLAGMSTARSEEDRELALLRQLLVDPTLHAKLDGTMPWRNESVRKVMLALQGASGPDDILDVFRGQPEEQLLIRLMFEGRDAGTISRQGTEQFDQKRGAYAATAVDDIQVTMSIDSMRAEVNLLKTQLGSAAPAEQLGMLKQIQELQRAIEAEKRGRRGIA, encoded by the coding sequence ATCGTCGGGGAGCACGTGCGCCTCACCCCCGCCGGGAAGGGTCGTATGAAGGGCCTGTGCCCCTTCCACAACGAGAAGAGCCCCAGCTTCCAGGTGGACACCGAACAGGGCTACTTCTACTGCTTCGGCTGCAAGGCCGGCGGAGACGTGTTCTCGTTCGTGCAGCGCACCGAGAACCTGTCCTTCGGGGACGCGCTGAAAAAACTCGCGGACCGCGCCGGCATCCAGATCGAGGCGAAGTACGGCGAGAAGAGCAGCCGCGACCTGTACGACGTGAACGCCTTCGCGCTGGGCTACTTCCGCGAGCACCTGCCAGGCCCGGCCCTGGACTACCTGCGCCGCCGCGGCCTGAGCGACGAGACCATCGCCGCCTTTGAACTCGGCTACGCGCCGGACGGCTGGGACGGCCTGCTCAAGCACGCCCGCACCAAGGGCGTGACCGAGAAACAGCTGCTGGACGCCGGGCTGCTGACCGAGAACCCCGAGAACGGCCGCATCTACGACCGCTTCCGCGCGCGCGTGATGTTCCCCATCCGCGACCACCTGGGCCGCCTGGTGGGTTTCGGCGGCCGCGTGCTGGACGACAGCAAGCCCAAGTACCTGAACACCCCGGAGACCGAGGCCTTCCGCAAAGGCGAGCTGCTGTACGGCCTGGACAAGGCCCGCGGCACCCTCAAGGACGCCAGCGCCGAACTGGTCGTGGTGGAGGGGTACATGGACGTCATCACCATGCACCAGCACGGCTTCACCGGCGCGGTGGCGTCCCTGGGCACCGCCCTGACCGCCGAGCACGCCCTGCTGCTCGAACGCCTGGGCGCCCGCAACGTCACCCTGCTGTTCGACCAGGACGAGGCCGGCCTGAAAGCCACCCTGTCGGGGCTGGATCAGGTGGTCGGCGCCAAGTTCCGGGTGCGCGCCACCAGCGTCCCCAGCGGCAAGGACCCCGCCGACGCCCTGCTCGCCGGCGACGACGCCGCGCTGCGCGACGCCCTGTCCGGCGGGCTGGACGAGGTGCGCTACCGCGTGCAGGCGGCCATCGAGAAGCACGGCACGGCCACCACCGAGGGCAAACGCCGCATCCTGATGGAACTGCTGCCGCGCATGCAGAACCTCGACCCCCTGGACGAGATCGCCGAGGGCGTGCGCGCCGCCGCGTGCGAGACCCTGGGCATCAAGCCCGAGGCGCTGCTGGAATGGATCGGCTCCAAGGCCAAGCGCCGCCAGCTGACCGACACGCACCTCGCCGGCATGAGCACCGCCCGCAGCGAGGAAGACCGCGAGCTGGCGCTGCTGCGGCAACTGCTGGTCGATCCCACCCTGCACGCCAAGCTCGACGGCACCATGCCGTGGCGCAACGAATCCGTGCGCAAGGTGATGCTCGCCCTCCAAGGCGCCAGCGGCCCCGACGACATTCTGGACGTGTTCCGCGGCCAGCCCGAGGAACAGCTCCTGATCCGCCTGATGTTCGAGGGCCGCGACGCCGGCACCATCTCCCGCCAGGGCACCGAGCAGTTCGACCAGAAACGCGGCGCTTACGCCGCCACCGCCGTGGACGACATCCAGGTCACCATGAGCATCGACTCGATGCGCGCCGAGGTGAACCTCCTCAAGACCCAGCTCGGCAGCGCCGCCCCCGCCGAACAGCTCGGCATGCTCAAACAGATCCAGGAACTCCAGCGCGCCATCGAAGCTGAAAAACGCGGCCGCCGAGGCATCGCGTAG
- a CDS encoding type 1 glutamine amidotransferase domain-containing protein produces MTQQQLQGKKVAILAAEGFEQVELDQPRRALQDAGATTEIVSLKPGEIQGLNHIDKGDKVKVDRTVDDVSASDYDALMLPGGAVNPDTLRMNKQAMALVRAFYDAGKPIAAICHAPWSLSETGIVDGLKMTSWPSLQHELKQGGAQWVDQEVVVDRGIVTSRNPDDIPAFNAKMIEEFAEGDHSSKR; encoded by the coding sequence ATGACACAGCAGCAACTCCAGGGCAAGAAAGTCGCCATCCTCGCCGCCGAGGGCTTCGAGCAGGTCGAACTCGACCAGCCACGCCGAGCGCTCCAGGACGCCGGGGCGACCACCGAGATCGTCAGCCTGAAGCCCGGCGAGATCCAGGGCCTGAACCACATCGACAAGGGCGACAAGGTGAAGGTGGACAGGACCGTGGACGATGTGAGCGCCAGCGACTACGACGCGCTGATGCTCCCCGGCGGCGCCGTGAACCCCGACACGCTGCGGATGAACAAGCAGGCCATGGCCCTGGTGCGCGCGTTCTACGACGCGGGCAAACCCATCGCCGCGATCTGCCACGCACCGTGGAGCCTGTCGGAGACCGGCATCGTGGACGGCCTGAAGATGACGAGCTGGCCCAGCCTGCAACACGAACTGAAGCAGGGCGGTGCCCAGTGGGTCGATCAGGAGGTCGTGGTGGACCGGGGCATCGTCACCAGCCGCAACCCGGACGATATTCCCGCCTTCAACGCGAAGATGATCGAGGAATTCGCGGAAGGCGACCACAGCAGCAAACGCTGA
- a CDS encoding cupin domain-containing protein: MTSTSRYKVSQSDTTHGPDGEHHLVRGEHASMRLWHREEPGDAKPETMNEYETLGYVIAGRAVLTVDGETLALEPGDSYCVPMNVPHSYRIVETLTAVEVTTPPTGK; the protein is encoded by the coding sequence ATGACATCCACCTCCCGGTACAAGGTCAGCCAGAGTGACACCACGCACGGCCCCGATGGCGAACACCACCTCGTGCGCGGTGAGCACGCCAGCATGCGCCTGTGGCACCGCGAGGAACCCGGGGACGCCAAGCCCGAGACCATGAACGAGTACGAGACCCTGGGCTACGTCATTGCAGGCCGCGCTGTGCTCACGGTGGACGGCGAGACGCTGGCGCTGGAACCCGGCGACTCGTACTGCGTGCCCATGAACGTGCCGCACAGCTACCGCATCGTGGAGACCCTGACCGCCGTGGAAGTCACGACGCCCCCCACCGGCAAGTAG
- a CDS encoding nuclear transport factor 2 family protein, protein MTITDDFMAALNTAESSGDVSGLLALHADNVTLQNLTDKEWSGTDGAREFWEAYLGNFEDIRSEFTESHEAAGMGVMEWVGTGHLKGGREISYRGVSIIEITDGKVVAFRSYYDSAAFVGPVEAQ, encoded by the coding sequence ATGACCATCACGGACGATTTCATGGCGGCGCTGAACACGGCGGAATCCTCGGGTGATGTGTCGGGCCTGCTGGCCCTGCACGCCGACAACGTGACCCTCCAGAACCTGACGGACAAGGAGTGGTCGGGCACCGACGGCGCCCGCGAGTTCTGGGAGGCCTACCTGGGCAACTTCGAGGACATCCGTTCGGAGTTCACGGAGAGCCACGAGGCGGCCGGCATGGGCGTGATGGAGTGGGTGGGCACCGGGCACCTGAAGGGCGGGCGCGAGATCTCGTACCGCGGCGTGAGCATCATCGAGATCACGGACGGCAAGGTGGTCGCCTTCCGCTCGTACTACGACAGCGCAGCGTTCGTGGGACCGGTCGAGGCCCAGTAA